A portion of the Camarhynchus parvulus unplaced genomic scaffold, STF_HiC, whole genome shotgun sequence genome contains these proteins:
- the TOP3A gene encoding DNA topoisomerase 3-alpha yields the protein MNVSVRLFRRARMLPQPWRCFSRAAEELALQRIRKVLCVAEKNDAARGIAELLSNRRMRRREGFSKFNKIYEYDYQMFGQNVTMVMTSVSGHLLAHDFIMPFRKWHSCNPLALFDAEIEKFCPENYLDIKRTLEREIQQCQALVIWTDCDREGENIGFEIIHVCRAVKPNLQVFRARFSEITPHAVRAACENLTQPDQRTSDAVDVRQELDLRIGAAFTRFQTLRLRKIFPDILADQLISYGSCQFPTLGFVVERFKAIQAFVPEAFYKIKVTHDHEDGSVVFNWKRNRLFNHTACLVLYQMCMEDPVATVVDVVSKPKSKWRPLPLDTVELEKLASRKLKINAKETMTIAEKLYTKGFISYPRTETNIFPKELNLSALVEQQTQDPNWGGFAQRILDEGGPTPRSGTKSDQAHPPIHPTKYASNLQGNEQRLYEFIVRHFLACCSQDAKGQETTVEIDIANEQFIAQGLMILARNYLEVYPYDKWSDKVIPLYQKGSHFQPTTVEMVDGETSPPLLLTEADLIALMEKHGIGTDATHAEHIETIKTRMYVGLTADQRFLPGQLGMGLVEGYDSMGYEMSKPDLRAELEADLKLICEGKKDKSVVLQQQVQKYKQVFIEAVARANKLDQALAQYLGEAAEVPEQDEVYPATPLSVQKCPQCNSDMVLKTRKNGGFYLSCMGYPACKTAVWFPDFVVDVTRDESICDVCKPHPVHRLKFKFKKGSVPPVMPLEFVGCIGGCDEMLKELLDLKYLHRSSQPASSTTQPGHRLQANHSLNRSSSETRQARGTSNQARGHLLSINSSRTLRAAPPAAADDGNAVVCNCGSEALLLTVRKDGPNKGRQFYKCSSGTCNFFLWADEQPQDRGSSTPLQPAAGRTPAGFQRPGGGREPLGSSSWDAAGGGGTVCRCDQPAVTRTVQKDGPNKGRQFHTCPKPREQQCGFFQWADENMAPGPSGDDSLNHFGSNGYSRGLGSKAKRPGNLSSASAAKKPRTCSICHQPGHTRKTCPQNH from the exons ATGAACGTGTCCGTGCGGCTGTTCCGCAGGGCCAGgatgctgccccagccctggcgcTGCTTCTCGCGGGCCGCGGAGGAGCTGGCGCTGCAGAGGATCCGCAAAGTGCTCTGCGTGGCCGAGAAGAACGATGCTGCCCGAGGCATCGCCGAGCTGCTCTCCAACAGGAGGATGCGGCGG CGAGAAGGGTTTTCCAAGTTCAACAAAATCTATGAATATGACTACCAGATGTTTGGCCAG AACGTTACCATGGTGATGACATCCGTGTCAGGACATTTACTGGCTCATGATTTTATCATGCCATTTCGCAAATG GCATAGCTGCAACCCTTTAGCTCTTTTTGATGCTGAAATTGAGAAGTTTTGCCCTGAAAATTACCTGGACATTAAG aGAACCCTTGAACGAGAAATCCAGCAGTGCCAAGCCCTGGTGATCTGGACTGACTGCGATCGAGAAGGAGAGAACATTGGCTTTGAGATCATCCAtgtgtgcagagctg tAAAGCCAAACCTGCAGGTTTTCCGAGCACGGTTCTCCGAGATCACCCCTCACGCTGTCAGGGCAGCCTGTGAGAACCTCACCCAGCCTGACCAGAGAACCAGCGACGCCGTGGACgtcaggcaggagctggaccTCAGGATAG GTGCTGCCTTCACCAGATTCCAGACTCTGAGGCTGCGGAAGATCTTCCCTGATATTTTAGCAGATCAGCTGATCAGCTATGGCAGCTGCCAGTTCCCAACACTGGGATTTGTAGTTGAACGCTTTAAAGCCATCCAGGcttttgttcctgaagccttCTACAAAATTAAAG TGACCCATGACCATGAGGACGGCAGCGTGGTCTTCAACTGGAAGAGGAACCGGCTCTTCAATCACACGGCGTGCCTGGTCCTTTACCAGATGTGTATGGAG GATCCGGTAGCAACTGTTGTTGATGTTGTGAGCAAGCCAAAGAGCAAATGGAGGCCCCTGCCCCTGGACACTGTG GAACTGGAAAAATTGGCTTCCcgcaaactgaaaataaatgcaaaggaAACAATGACAATAGCAGAAAAACTCTATACTAAAGG GTTCATTAGTTACCCTCGAACTGAGACCAACATTTTCCCCAAGGAGCTGAACCTCTCTGCCTTGGTagaacagcaaacacaggaCCCAAACTGGGGAGGGTTTGCACAGAGGATTTTGGATGAGGGTGGGCCGACCCCTCGGAGTGGAACCAAATCTGATCAGGCTCACCCTCCCATTCACCCCACAAAATACGCCAGCAACTTGCAG GGCAATGAGCAGAGACTCTATGAGTTCATCGTGCGCCACTTCTTGGCTTGCTGCTCTCAAGATGCCAAAGGACAGGAAACAACTGTGGAGATCGACATCGCCAACGAGCAATTCATTGCTCAAGGACTCATGATCCTGGCCAGAAATTACCTGGAAGTGTATCCCTATGACAAGTGGAGTGATAAG GTTATCCCGCTGTATCAGAAAGGGTCTCACTTTCAGCCCACCACGGTGGAGATGGTGGATGGGGAAACCAgtcctcccctgctcctcacagaagcAGATCTCATTGCTCTCATGGAAAAACACGGCATTG GGACTGATGCCACCCACGCCGAGCACATCGAGACGATCAAGACGCGGATGTACGTGGGGCTCACGGCAGATCAGCGCTTCCTGCCCGGCCAGCTGGGCATGGGGCTGGTGGAAG GCTATGATTCCATGGGCTACGAGATGTCCAAGCCTGACCTTCGAGCTGAGCTGGAGGCTGATCTAAAACTGATCTGTGAGGGGAAGAAAGACAAATCTGTAGTGTTGCAGCAGCAGGTCCAGAAGTACAAGCAAGTCTTCATTGAAGCTGTAGCCAGAGCCAACAA GTTGGACCAGGCCCTGGCTCAGTAtctgggagaagctgcagaagtTCCAGAGCAAGATGAGGTGTACCCAGCAACGCCCCTTTCTGTTCAGAAATGTCCCCAGTGCAACAGTGACATGGTCCTGAAGACCAGGAAGAATGGCGG GTTCTACCTCAGCTGCATGGGCTATCCAGCCTGTAAAACTGCAGTCTGGTTCCCTGATTTCGTGGTGGATGTGACCAGGGATGAGAGCATCTGTGATGTGTGTAAACCCCATCCAGTTCACAG ACTGAAGTTTAAATTCAAGAAGGGCAGCGTTCCCCCTGTGATGCCCCTGGAGTTCGTTGGCTGCATTGGAGGCTGTGATGAGATGCTGAAAGAGCTTTTGGACCTCAAGTACTTGCACAGATCATCCCAACCTGCATCCTCCACCACCCAACCAGGGCACCGCCTGCAGGCCAACCATTCCCTGAACAGATCCAGCAGTGAGACCAGGCAAGCCAGGGGGACCTCAAACCAGGCACGGGGACACCTGCTCTCCATCAACTCCTCCAGGaccctcagggctgctcctccagctgctgcagatgatGGCAATGCTGTGGTGTGCAACTGTGGGAGCGAGGCGCTGCTGCTGACCGTGCGCAAGGACGGCCCCAACAAGGGCCGCCAGTTCTACAAGTGCAGCTCCGGCACCTGCAACTTCTTCCTCTGGGCTGAcgagcagccacaggacagaGGCAGCTCCACGCCGCTCCAGCCCGCTGCTGGAAGAACCCCAGCAGGATTCCAGCggccaggaggaggcagggagcccttgggaagcagcagctgggacgCTGCAGGTGGCGGTGGCACGGTGTGCAGGTGTGACCAGCCCGCGGTGACGCGCACCGTGCAGAAGGACGGCCCCAACAAGGGGAGGCAGTTCCACACCTGCCCCAAACCCCGGGAGCAGCAGTGTGGCTTCTTCCAGTGGGCAGATGAGAACATGGCACCAG GCCCTTCTGGAGATGACTCTTTGAACCACTTTGGCAGCAATGGATACTCCAGAGGGTTGGGAAGCAAGGCCAAGAGACCAGGCAATCTCTCCTCAGCATCTGCTGCCAAGAAGCCACGGACCTGCAGCATTTGCCACCAGCCTGGGCACACGAGGAAAACCTGCCCTCAGAACCactga
- the SMCR8 gene encoding LOW QUALITY PROTEIN: guanine nucleotide exchange protein SMCR8 (The sequence of the model RefSeq protein was modified relative to this genomic sequence to represent the inferred CDS: inserted 1 base in 1 codon) — MISAPDVVAFTREEELEDDLYREPPLPEEYSVPLFPFSGQGANPWAKVAGSKFTRDFILISEFSEQVGPQPLLTIPDDAKVSGTFDLNYFSLRIMSVDYQASFVGHPPGSAYPKLNFVEDSKVVLGDSKEGAFAYVHHLTLYDLEARGFVRPFCMAYISADEHKIMQQFQELSTEFSKASECLKTGNRKAFANELEKKLKDLDYTRTVLHNETEQQKKANDKGYYTTQAIEKANELASVEKSIIEHQDLLRQIRSYPYRKLKDSEFHPYEPECALDRADVGSHDQDPTASEPGETHLYTHVPSYTPKLIKAKSAKCFDKKLKTLEELCDVYFFTQTLDQLHHIERTFRGDVCYLLTEQISRALLKQQSVTNFLFEDVSFLDEKPPEKQYRGCQGLGQDVMDEKCLEESLAPKVVISLGSYKSSVECVPIKMEQEMEDSEEPKMSESVMSEQQENLDYLDADIKGSISSGESIEVLGTEKSGSGLTKSESQASLPAMASPQAGRSKVGSRRTVSEDSIEVLSTCPSEALIPEDFKASYPSAINEEPYADDDERGLRFTPRANLGVHHGQDDISKQESLVQVDAACCIGKESPSFLEPLAEQLGQRPCEEDGVVRIPPQPYRGRSRGCAGASPPTRASQXGLLPYELDSRHLTGSREVSKSSLDECSDSTSHISSAASTCSDRTPSPAQPACAQPGDRHRKRAGQNALRFIRQYPFAHPAIYSLLSGRTLVVLGEDEAMVKRLVTALSIFVPSSGGYTKPVKHWVTSALHLVDFQKWKLIGLQRAVSPAGVNVLHALSRYSRYLSILDADSKTLRCPLYKGSVVARLADHRTQIKRGSTYYMHVQSILTQLCSKAFLFTFCHHLHLPISEREPEESVVSRRMNFLKLQLGLANEDIKIVQYLAELLKLHYIQEPGQGGSPLLRFDYVPSFLYKI; from the exons ATGATCAGCGCCCCTGACGTGGTGGCCTTCaccagggaggaggagctggaggatgaTCTGTACCGCGAGCCGCCCCTGCCCGAGGAGTACTCGGTGCCGCTGTTCCCCTTCTCCGGCCAGGGCGCCAACCCCTGGGCCAAGGTCGCCGGCTCCAAGTTCACCCGGGACTTCATCCTCATCTCCGAGTTCTCGGAGCAAGTGgggccccagcccctgctgacCATCCCTGATGACGCCAAAGTGTCGGGCACCTTCGATCTCAATTATTTTTCCCTGCGGATCATGTCTGTGGATTACCAGGCATCCTTCGTGGGGCACCCTCCCGGCTCTGCCTACCCGAAGCTGAACTTTGTGGAGGATTCCAAGGTGGTGCTGGGGGACTCCAAGGAAGGGGCCTTTGCCTACGTGCACCACTTGACCCTGTATGACCTGGAAGCCAGGGGCTTTGTCAGGCCCTTCTGCATGGCCTATATTTCTGCTGACGAGCACAAAATCATGCAGCAGTTTCAGGAACTTTCCACCGAGTTCTCCAAAGCCTCCGAATGCCTGAAGACGGGGAACCGGAAAGCTTTTGCCAACGAGctggaaaagaaactgaaagatCTTGACTACACCAGGACCGTCCTGCACAACGAgactgagcagcagaagaaagccAACGACAAGGGGTACTACACAACCCAGGCCATTGAGAAGGCTAATGAGCTGGCCAGCGTGGAAAAGTCGATCATAGAGCACCAAGACCTGCTGAGGCAAATCCGGTCATATCCCTACAGGAAGCTGAAGGACTCTGAATTCCACCCCTACGAGCCAGAGTGTGCCCTGGACCGGGCTGATGTGGGCAGCCATGATCAGGACCCGACTGCCTCTGAGCCTGGTGAAACTCACCTTTACACCCACGTGCCATCCTACACCCCCAAACTCATCAAAGCCAAGTCTGCCAAGTGCTTTGACAAGAAGCTGAAGACACTGGAGGAACTCtgtgatgtttattttttcacccAGACCCTTGACCAGTTGCACCATATCGAGAGGACTTTTCGAGGGGATGTTTGTTACCTCCTGACAGAGCAGATCAGCCGGGCTCTCCTCAAGCAACAGAGCGTCACCAACTTCCTCTTTGAGGATGTGTCTTTCCTGGATGAAAAACCTCCTGAAAAACAGTACAGAGGCTGCCAGGGGCTCGGCCAAGATGTCATGGATGAAAAGTGTTTGGAAGAGTCCCTTGCTCCTAAAGTGGTCATCAGCCTGGGCTCCTACAAATCCAGTGTGGAGTGTGTGCCCATCAAGATGGAGCAGGAAATGGAGGACTCTGAAGAACCCAAGATGTCTGAGTCGGTGAtgtctgagcagcaggagaaccTGGACTATCTGGATGCAGATATCAAAGGCAGCATCAGCAGCGGGGAGAGCATTGAGGTGCTGGGCACGGAGAAGTCGGGCTCTGGGCTGACCAAGTCGGAGAGCCAGGCCAGCCTGCCCGCCATGGCCAGCCCCCAGGCCGGCCGCAGCAAGGTGGGCAGCCGGCGCACGGTCAGCGAGGACAGCATCGAGGTGCTCAGCACGTGTCCCTCCGAGGCCCTCATCCCCGAGGACTTCAAAGCCAGCTACCCAAGTGCCATTAACGAGGAGCCCTATGCGGATGATGACGAGAGAGGCCTTCGCTTCACCCCCAGAGCCAACTTGGGCGTACACCACGGGCAGGACGACATCTCAAAGCAGGAAAGCTTAGTGCAGGTGGATGCCGCCTGTTGTATCGGGAAGGAGAGTCCCAGCTTCCTGGAGCCGCTGGCcgagcagctggggcagaggccGTGCGAGGAGGACGGGGTGGTGCGGATCCCGCCGCAGCCCTACCGGGGCCGAAGCAGGGGCTGCGCGGGGGCTTCCCCTCCCACCAGGGCCTCTC GGGGGCTCCTGCCCTACGAGCTTGACTCGCGCCACCTGAcgggcagcagggaggtgagTAAGAGCAGCCTGGACGAGTGCTCGGACTCCACCAGCCACATCAGCAGCGCCGCCTCCACGTGCTCCGACAGGACCCCGTCCCCCGCGCAGCCGGCGTGCGCGCAGCCCGGGGACAGGCACAGGAAGAGGGCCGGGCAGAACGCGCTGCGCTTCATCCGCCAGTACCCCTTTGCCCACCCCGCCATCTACTCCCTGCTCAGCGGCAGGaccctggtggtgctgggagaggaCGAGGCCATGGTCAAGAGGCTGGTGACGGCGCTCTCCATCTTcgtgcccagctctggtgggTACACCAAGCCCGTGAAGCACTGGGTCACCTCCGCTCTGCACCTGGTGGATTTCCAGAAGTGGAAGTTGATTGGACTGCAGAG GGCAGTGTCCCCTGCCGGGGTGAACGTGCTGCACGCCCTGAGCCGCTACAGCCGCTACCTGAGCATCCTGGACGCCGACAGCAAGACCCTGCGGTGCCCCCTGTACAAGGGCAGCGTGGTGGCCAGGCTGGCCGACCACCGCACCCAGATCAAGCGGGGCAGCACCTACTACATGCACGTGCAGAGCATCCTCACCCAGCTGTGCTCTAAAGCCTTCCTCTTCACCTTCTGCCATCATTTGCACCTTCCCATCAGTGAAAGGGAACCGGAGGAATCCGTTGTGAGTCGCAGGATGAACTTCCTAAAGCTTCAGCTGGGCCTTGCCAATGAAGATATCAAAATCGTGCAGTActtggctgagctgctgaagctgCACTACAttcaggaaccggggcagggGGGGAGCCCCCTGCTCAGATTTGACTATGTTCCCAGCTTTTTGTACAAAATCTAG